A window of Centroberyx gerrardi isolate f3 chromosome 19, fCenGer3.hap1.cur.20231027, whole genome shotgun sequence genomic DNA:
CAGACCGTCCTGCTTGCTGCCCTCACGGCTCCTATTAGGCCCTAAAGGATAATTCAGTTAGACTGGCTCTGTCTCCGGCTCactgactctccctctctctctctctctctgacttgcTGACTGTCTCTCTCGCCACCTtgctggctttctttctctctctctgtctgtctctcttttataGATGCCGACTGTCTCTCTCGCCACCTTGctgattttctttctctctctctgtctgtctctcttttatagatgctgactgtctctctctctgctgtgccGACTTTCTcgttctctttgtctctctcttttaaatgctgtctctctcttttttagatgctgtctctctgttgtactgactgtgtctctctctttgtctctcttttttaaaTGCTCTATCTCTGCTGTACtgactgtgtctctctctttgtctctcttttttaaatgctgtctctctctctgtctcactgtcattctctctccctctggctgtctttctgactgtgtggctctttcctcctctccttccttctctctctctctctctctctctctctctctctcactggttcttccctttctctcttaccCAATTCAATTGAAGAaggttttattggcatgaacgATGGTCAAATCACTGCTGCCGAAgcaacacaaaatgaaataacaaaataatgatgataaacATACATGTAAAGTGTATTGTGACTGATACTAATGTGGAAAATAATGTGGACactacacaaatacacataaacacattcgCAACAGGTGTCAATCTGACTTGGACAAAGGATAgtatctttgttgttgttggcaaTACCGTAGTGATCCCCTGAAAACCAAAACTTGCAGGGGGTTGAAGCCAGGCCCTCTGGTTGGAGTCCGGTCTCCCTGCTCACTGCACCATCATGCCGCGTAGGAGTGAGTTTAACTGAACACACTCAACTCCATTACACATCAacactcctcttctctctacTCTAATTCTGTCTCACTCTTCCTCTAAATGGTATCAGTGTTCCAGTCATTTTTTGAACTACAGATCATTGAGTAACTGTGACTAAGATGCTGTTGTGGTTGAAACTCACTGAAGGTGGTATTGTAATGTAAACACTGACCTTACACACAACATACTTCTTCATTTTTTTGCCATTGACTAGACTTAAATTCACAACACAGCTGGATTCCTTATGATTTTaaactgaaacatttttttttttacagtgtacttCTCTCAAAATAGATCTAAAGGCAGGACGCTTTGGTACATCCTGGATAagataataaatgaataaccCATGCTACACATTTCTTGACTTGGCTCGCTCCTCGTTTTCTTAAAACAAACGTTCCTCCGTTGAGGTGTGTTCGTTGAGCATGTCAGCTGTAAACAGTTAGCTGCTCTCCAAATGAAATTAGAGGTTTTAGGGAGGAGACGCTGCCTGCCCAAGTAACATGACTATGTGTCCGACTCAGGCCCGActaagatagagggagaaatagttgaggaagacagaaaaagatagAGTAGGAGGTGAAGTGAGGGGGTTGACGATACAAATTACATTTCGAGAAGTTGTTACCTTAATACAGTGGAAGGAGGACAGTGGACAGAGgtcaagaagagagagactgtggtTTTGGACTTCAAAGTTGCAGAGAAGGAcaaagaagagaaactcaatTTATGAACGAGTTGGAAGACGCATCGGATCAACTGTAGTTAGTTGGACGAGAAACTTATAAGGTACCAGGAAGGACGCAGAGCTTGAAAACCGCACTGAGAACGATTTGAGGACTTCTTACTTGGAGCATCATGTCTTGTTCACAACTTCTCATCGTATTCCTGTGTTGTCTCCCCTTGGCAGGTATGTAGGAAATGCAAAGAAAGAACGATTTTGTTTAATGTAATCATCACTGAAACCATGACAAAAGTACAAATTTAAGGGATGTGTTTTGATTCAGTGTAAAACCTGCCTTCAAACCTGTTTTCGGACCTCCACAAAAAGGTTTTTAAAAGGTTTTCATCACTTGCGACCTGTTTGCAGAATGTAAAGTCTCACAATGAATTTCCCATTGTTTCCTACTATTTCCCCTCAGCTTGTTTGCACTGTTACACATGTGTGTTTCCTGCCATCTCTCCTCTGGACTGCCTCAAGTTTCCTCAGGAATGCCCAGCTGGGCAGCGCTGCCTGTCTAGCACTGCGGTGGGAACACGAGGTGAGCTCCaggtcgatgtgtgtgtgtgtgtgtgtgcgcgtgtgtgtgtgtgtgtgtgtgtgtgtgtgtgtgacagagagagagggggagagagtgttGCTTCTGTTTATGAGAGTGTTTTCTGAGAATTTAGAGCATGATGGCCTCAAATTACAGAACAATGTCTGTGAATAGGATTGAGCGCCGTCCTTCAATTAGGCCTGATCCTTTCTAGACTCTTACATACAACACACGAGACAAGAGAGTAGCTCAACAGGTCAAACCTCAGCACCGGTTTCTCATCAAGCCGGTTGTCGGTCCTCTAATGCCCGTGATGCCGTCAAATTATCTCTAAGAATAGGGCTGTGGGTGGGGCAGTGTGTCTCATCAAAGGCTAAGAGGAGACAAAaagctgtaaaaacacacactcccttgtGTCAACATCATCCATGTTACGACATATTCAGACTTGACCTTAAGTGCGAGAATATGGAATTAGGTTTGTGTCTTTAGtatcaaacaaaacatttcacactgagaggaaagaaaaataacGATCGCAAGAGCAAAATTTAAGACTTAGGTTTtgaaacaaacaggaaaaaattCTCGCAAGCAAATTATTTCTAAGCGAGTTTATGGCACGTTTGCCTTGCAGTTTCTACTTCCCGGTGATTGAGCTGTcactcaacacaaaacacactaaaCAAAGGAGACACATCcctctaagccccgcccacatgAGAGTTTTGTGTCAGAAACATAAAAGCAAATCCTGGGAGTGAAGGTGATGTCCTGATCAGCATAAACAAAGCAGAGAAAACTATGAACAGAGGATCGCTATTTGAATCAATTAAAAGGTAGATAGTTTGCACTCACATAGAAATAATTTGCAATATTTATTCCTTAAGTTTTGCTCTTGAGATCGTTATTTTTCTTTgcgttttttctttcttctcaatttgaaatgttttgttttatactAAAGACACAAATCTAATTCTATGCgagagtattattattattatttttattttttttcagtataCAATAAAACTTGTAAGATGTCAAATAACAAGCTCAGATTCAAAAGTATTATTTCCTGTTATAAAATACCAACTTTGAGTGGTGAGGTAAGCATCAGGACTCATGAATACTTACTCACTCACATGCTGTCTGACCAGTGAATCTCCACCATTTGCCCATCGCTGCATGcgccaaaacaaaaccaaaacccCTCGTTCCCCTGTCCCTGCAGGCTCTCTGCGGCTGACCCTGTACGAGAAGAGCTGTGCCGTCGCCTCCCAGTGCGGCCTGAGCGGCCAGAAACAAGCCGCGGGCCTCTccttcaactacagcaacatcTGCTGCGACACGGACCTGTGCAACGGGGCCGGGCCCGCTGCTGCCCTCAGCTGGAGAGGGGCGGCgctctgcctgctgcctgccctctgtctgctgctggcctgacaggcagagaggctgagCTGGGGCATGTGCAACACAACATACTGAAGATGTAAGTCACCTGAGAAAGATATCTGGAAAAGAGGCACATGTGCATACATTTGTGAGCCAGCAGGGTTTGGAAATTCCTACATTTTTATAATTCGAATTAACAGTGAAAGCGTCCCAGTGGCTGCCCAGTAAATGACATTAATTATAACAGTATATAGTGATGCTAATGCAACTTTAACCTTAATAAACTACTTTTCAGAGACGCCCTCCCAACATTATGGTTCTCAATGGTGCTGTATTTTAAAGATATGTGAGTATTTGCCATGTACAtgtgttttaaaaaagttaattcATTTCACGTTTAAAGCCATTGCTCTTAAAAAATTTCATGTGTACCTTTTTGTATGCTGCCTTCTTGGCTGGGGCTCATATAtaaaagaggggagaaaaacgaataaaaacacatctgtCAATGGTGGATTtatttttaagatgtttttattGGAATATTAATAATTGAATGTGTCTTTATAAGAGgtacaaaatacataaaagaaaCTTTGAGCTGTGCTATTAGTTCGATCGTCAGCATTAATGATCTAAGTCAATTGTATTGGTTCAGTGTCCACAACATTTTGCTCCTGTGGACTTTAAGTGCAACTGCTGTTGATTACATGGAAGAGAGCAGAAAAAAGGCTAAAATATGTGGAGGGAAATGCACAGAAGTGGGTGAACAGCTAGTCAAAATCACAATGTGGGTCTCCCAACAAAGACAATACATgacagcaagataaaaaaaaaattgagttaGAAATAGTGAAATGAAAATTTAACCGAGTAAATAAAGGTCATATTTTAAGGAATGTAACAAGTGAGTTAAAAGTTCCCTGAAATTGTCTCTAGTCTTACAGTAAAAAGTCAAACAAGAACAAGTCTTCCATGCTTGGATAAAAGAAACACAAGAATACATCAGCATTGAAATTATACAGACTCGGTCCCTTTTAAACATACAGCCATTCTGAAAGTTGGTCCGTTCTTTAGCAATTACATTAAATGCACAACAATTAATCTTTCAGTCAAATCAAATATTTCATGGGTTTGATCGACACACATGGGGCTTAACTTGTGTGATTAAAATTCTGTAGGAAAATAACCAACAGTGCTCACATTAGATATCTAATATAATGAAAGCAATATGATAATAGAAGATTGTCCTATTCAATCGTGTTAAATTGCACTTAGGTTTAATTGCTTTACAGAGCTTTACCTTGATCCGAGAGACATTTATAACGCAACGAGGCTACCAGGAGCTAACACTATAAAGCTCACAACAAAAAATGTTCACATGCACTACCTATAAATTAAATCTTGGCTGCTAACTGCCTCTGTAAATTTTAATTCAAACAGTGCCTTGCAGTTAGTTCCTACTACGGTTGGACGGACAAATGATTTCCAGTTCTTCCCATGTGTTCAATTTCAAGTCACTTTGAGGAGAATTGCAGACATGATGCAAACTGTCAGTCTGCAAACACTACATAATCAATCATACAATCTAATCAATCTAATGCTCTTGATGTTTTTTCCTCTTGAAAAACTGTGCTTATGCGTAACTTCCTGCATTTCTTCATGACAGAACAGGCCTCGCGCCCCGGACAAGTCAACCGTCGCCTCACTTCTTCATCTAGAGTAACTTCAACAAGCTCACAATTTGATTCCTTACACtattgaaagacaaaaaaaaaacatccttcaCACATTATATAGGCAGAGCAGAGTGATTCGCTGGCAAGACGACCTTACAGCGGATCAAAACAAGCTTGGTAATCTTGATTAATCCTTCACGCCTGGTGTGGGACAGCAGAAAGCAGAAAGGGGAAGCAGAGGTCTATTGAAATCACTTCCTGCCTCTGTGACTGTTCTCCGCTATACGTCCCTGCAGCGAGTCCCAGCCTGCAGGCCATGAACAAtatgaagttattacatttaGGTGCGAGGTGACTAAAATATGCGATCGGTGCCCTTGTGATCCTCAACAGTAAAAGGCCTTGATACCTCAGCAGTGGAGTAATATATTGTACTGAAAGTGACGCTTCTGTAATTGCAAGAATACCTTAAAAGGCACTTGGCAGGTGAGCTGGTGCTGgttatgtctgtctgtcatctaaACAAACAATGTATTTCCCAAAGCGATGACTGAATATGAAGGTACGGGTGACAGTTTGATGTGGCAGGCAGCTCTGTGGGCATCTGCATATCGACGCATCGGTTTTAGGATTTACCAAAATGAAGGATATGGCATTCGTCATAAAGAAGGGAACAATGGCACGCTTCAGATAGACTCAGGCTTTACTGAGTCTGAACAAGCCAAAGAAATGTTTCCAACTTTACAGTGTGTATCTACTGGTATTGAAGCTCTGTACACGAGCAAGGCTGTAGTTTTaagtgtgtgtaaagtgtgcgTACatgtacaatgtgtgtgtgtgtgtgtgtttgggaggatCCACTTCATCTGCTATTCAAAGAGTGCATCTCCGCATTCAGACTGCGAGCAACACGATCAATATTTCCCATAGAGTTGAGCAACTAGGGAAACCTGGCCGATGTGTAGACGGTCATCAAGCCAGAAAAGTTGCCCATGTCTGAAGTTTTCATGATCATtgaccatcaacagccaatcagattcgtTTCCCTACCAATGTGACTTTGTTCCATAAACAACAGTTCAGCCTGGCAAGcgcaaaatggatgagaagttgattccaggcATTCAAAGTTTCCCttttctctacaacttttatttgaaaaactACAGGAACAAACCTCTCAAAAACAATGTTAGTAGGACGGTTACAATCATCGTTGCGATCGATGGTAAGTTAGCTATCTtgactcatcaaaacaatgcaacattattaaataaaaaaagaattcaTGATGTGACTGTTTGAAACTTGTAGCTGCATGAGACTATGACATAAATGCGATCGAGCCTCTTTCCCCGCCCACAATCGGTCAGAATAgaatcaaccaagttgctcgcagtgtgaacgcagggtgtgtgtgtgtgagggtgtgtatattcctgtgtgtgtgtttgcttctgTGTGTATGGTTCTGCTGGTGTATTCATGCTCTgcacccctcccctcttctcctcctactTGAGAGCTTTAGCGACAGAGGAGTAGGCGATGTGGATCTCTTTGTCGTCCGGACAGGTGGAGGAAAACTCCTCCCGGGCGTACGCAGCGTCCAGGTACCTCCACAGGTTGGCCAGAGAGCGAGGGATATTGAAGTTACGGTATTTCAAACACACCAcctggggagagggaggggagggggaaatagaggagaaagacagagagagagagagagtgtgaaattTTTTAGGGGAACATTTCTTCGTTACTGcaggaaacacaaacagaaacagaaagcgcAGCACGCCTTCCgtttgagattaaaaaaaaaacttaatctATTCATCCAAGCGCTCACGCTGTGCTGCTTTAAAACGAAAGCTTACCTTGACAATGTGGAGCTTAGGCAGCAGGTTGCAGTCAGCCAGAGTAAGATCTTGGCCGTCCAGGAAGGGGCGGGACGAGGAAGTGACGTCATCGGCGCTATTCTCGTCAATCTCGTCAGGAAGTGGGGAGCCGAGGTAGTCGTCCAGCTTCTTCAGCGCCTTCAGCAGGCCTTTCTCGaggtctgaacacacacacacacacacacacacacacacacacacacacaaacaaacgtaTATAATCAAAACTCTGTGGGATAGTTTGTATTTCCAAAAAGTAAACAAGAATAGAGAAAATCTGGCTTGATTTCAGGCTGATTGCAATTCAATTTTGAAATTATGCAATggatttttaatgcatttaatgGACCTTAGTTTCAGTTAAATTACCCAgtaaaaaaattaaacataTTAAGAGGTAGAGCGGACCTGATAAAAGCATATTAAAAGCAGGATCGGGACAGTAAAATGCTTAAAATAATCAATCAGATGATTATTAAAACAcggtaataacaataaaactcAGAGAGAAACCAGAAACTAGAAAAATACCAAAACTGGGGTTAGAAATTTTTACACAACAGCAGTGACATTTCCAGCACAGAGctaaacacacagagcagcaggtgACCTGCTGGCACTGAGGCAGAAAAGCTCAGGCCATAATGTTATTAACACAGACActccctgctggttttctgtcagtcacaggcagacagaaggaGCTCAGCGCCATTCGTTACAGGCAAAACTCTTTGTGTGATGAAAACCAGTTTGAGATTCCCCCAAAAATAGAACAGGGTCTGTGTAAAGTGTGCGTagatgtacagtgtgtgtgtgtgtgtgtgtgtgtgtgtgtgtgaaaaaacaCTATTTATAGTATTAGGTATACATATGCAAACGTATACGCCGAATATAAACAAGGTTCCCTCCAATATATTTCATTACGATCTGAAATGCAAAAAGGCAAGCATCCACCTGCTGTTTCCCTACATGGATCAAGTATCAAATTATAATTACCAGACCCTCACAGATCCGAATTTTACTTGTAATCTAATTTGGGCAGATTAGGCCTCACTCACTGTCATTAAGCTGGGGGTTTGAGTTCTTGACGTAAGCGGAGAACTTGGAGAAGACGTCCATGCCCGCTGTGTTCGACTCCGGGTTACGAGCGGCCAGGCGGGGGTACCTGAACGACAAAGAGGGGAATGATGATTTATAGCAGGATAATATTTATAATTATACTGCTATTGCATGCATATGAATACATATGTGTTtcttcacaaacaaaaaaatcacctGGATGAAAAGTGAGACGGTAAAATCTTGAAAAGCTTAGACTAAGAAGAGCATAGACCGTTCATACTAAGCATGTACGCTGTATCTTAAAGTATCGTTAAATTTGAATATTGCATGGGATACAGACAAAGGGGATCACAGAGACGGGGATGtgacacacaaaacagcagggAGGAAAGGTCGGAGGCAAGCAAAACAACCGAATAAAGTCGgagaacagatggatggagagatttACTTTGGAGGGCAGAGATTCTCCTCCAGGAACTCCTCTATCTTGTTGGTGTCGGTTTTCACCTCGCTGCCGTAGACCAGGAAGGGCGGCTGGGCACCGGGAGCCAGGTCCTTCAGGATGTCTGGCTTCCTgcagcaagggagggaggggggaaggaaaggagagagacgtgagtcagagagaggggaaaggggatccagcaagagagacagagagagagagagagagggagtgagaatAAAAAGGGTTAAAAGGCAATGAGAATCGGGGAAACACAATAAGAAGCTGAGAAAATATGAAACCTCACTTTTATTGGAAACTTCTATGACTCACATGGTTGTGACTAAGAAGTGCCTGGCTTTACGCTAAAATCAATGCCAGTGCAGCTTTATATCTTTTGACACCCATTAATTGAATGAAAATGCTCCAAGTTCACATATCGCACATTTGGGAGCGTTGAAACAGTGGGCCGACATTCCACTTTTGGGACAATACATAAACCTGCAAGGctgtgaaagtaaaaaaaaaaaaaaaaaaaaagagaagaagtgaAAGGCCAAGTTGTTCACCTCGTCATATCCACTGTGGTGACATCGAAGGTGACTCCCTTCAGCCACAGCACCATGAAGAGACGCTGAGAGAAGGGGCAGTTGCCGATGCTCTGGCCATCGATTCCCGCCTgggaaaacaacagagacaacagctgtaaacaaataaacatgcacggggggggggggggggggggggtcatttcTTGCACTTGGGGGGGTCATTTCTTGCACCCAGCACTTGGGATATGTTTGACCTAACCGCGACGTTAACCTTAAAGTCAGTGGAGACTTTATAACCTTATTTATAGGCAAAACAAATTGTAATCCTTGATTTGTTAAGCTACAGTATGGCCAGAAATCCATATCCAAGGAGAGGAACAGAGCAAGCAAATAACAGAGAAgcaagaaaagaaagcaaatgacagagaaaatgaactAAGAACAAAGAAGTCAAGGAGTTAAAAGCATGCTGTTCAGCTATTGCTTTAACTCTTCTACTTAAATATCCTCCGCCTCACAGAAAACTGCAACACAGGGTTTGATCCATCCAAGCCAGCAGCACGTGTCTCTAGCAGTTTGGCTGATTTGACTCAGTCTTGAAAGGAGGAACAGTAAGCAGCCTATCCTTATAGTCATGTGCAGCTTGTACTACTCATGCAATGTTTATACATCTCTAAAGTGTGGCCTTGTATGACTTTAAAAGCATAATATTTCATGTTAAGTCAAACTATATCTCCTTCTGGATCTTTACTGTGGCCTTTTACAGCGCTGGCTATGGCAGGTAAATTACCCCTCATTGTAACCAACGCCCACGTGAAACTCCTGCcaaacatacagtaggctaATTATCATACAGCAAAGTGCAGGCAGGGGTTGTTTCTTATGAAAGGGTAGCAGGTTTGATTGGGAAGGCTGACCGGACATCAGGATTTAGGGAAGTTACAACAGCATCTTTCACTtgtgaagaggaaaaaaaacacacagagggaggtggaggcTCAGCTGGGCCCACATGTCCATACAGAGGAATCATTATGGAAACTTGTGTAAGAGCATGAGGGAAggaaggcagaaaaaaaaagccgcAGAAAGTGCCGTGT
This region includes:
- the LOC144542935 gene encoding uncharacterized protein LOC144542935 — encoded protein: MSCSQLLIVFLCCLPLAACLHCYTCVFPAISPLDCLKFPQECPAGQRCLSSTAVGTRGSLRLTLYEKSCAVASQCGLSGQKQAAGLSFNYSNICCDTDLCNGAGPAAALSWRGAALCLLPALCLLLA
- the clic1 gene encoding chloride intracellular channel protein 1; the encoded protein is MSDENRPKVELFVKAGIDGQSIGNCPFSQRLFMVLWLKGVTFDVTTVDMTRKPDILKDLAPGAQPPFLVYGSEVKTDTNKIEEFLEENLCPPKYPRLAARNPESNTAGMDVFSKFSAYVKNSNPQLNDNLEKGLLKALKKLDDYLGSPLPDEIDENSADDVTSSSRPFLDGQDLTLADCNLLPKLHIVKVVCLKYRNFNIPRSLANLWRYLDAAYAREEFSSTCPDDKEIHIAYSSVAKALK